The Vitis riparia cultivar Riparia Gloire de Montpellier isolate 1030 chromosome 3, EGFV_Vit.rip_1.0, whole genome shotgun sequence genome segment aatgggatgtgagaaaaaaaatagaatgtaaaaatacaaaaaaaaaaaaaaagataataatatttaaagttaataatgtttctttaattttattttattttttatctatataaaaataatttggacatatatataaatttttaatcaatttaaactattttttattccctTTAATAAGacaaattataagaaaattatttttttcttaattttttttaaaccaaataagataaaactttttgtttttcatagaaaaaatctgacattttttaagttgaaaGTCGTAGCTTTGTGCCTCCTGCCGCCTCctgttcttgaaaatataaCGGCCATGAGGAATTTTATGCTACCAATAAACTAAAGAAATGGACGGCTCCTGAAGGACGATGATTTAAATATTTGGGCGGACATTCAGtggtttgattttgaatttatatgttttttatattccatattttaaattatttaataaatactAAATTTGGTTGTAGCCCCTCGGAgcacttctttttttattttttaataataaaaagtataaatatttttcaataagatcttaatttttacaactatttttataaatattattttattttatttaaaaatcaaaatatttgataattacacaataagagtaaaaaatattttcatcaattatgtaAGTTATACGAATCAAACCTTATATTTTGAGCCTAATagggtccaaaacacaattgtcccattctttttatgattttttgggtgataatttttcattttaaaatatgtataaaaaagtttagtactaaaaaattattgatacattttttttacttttgaaatttaaaagtaaaaataggttattaaatatgatttataattttaattttaaaaggtaaaaattaaaaagtaaaagtgCAATTGTATCttaaataatttcctaaaatttgataataattttcagTCACATTAATTTAGCATTacaattatgaaaatgattgtgAGAATATTATTTTTCGTAATTCCAAAGCATGCCCCACGAATTACTTAATTCATTCTTTAGTAAGTCTATCGccaataatgaatttttatgcTTCTATGCAAATATGatttgattgttttatttttttttaaattcaatttttaaaaaataattgtataattgaaaataaaacaccatatataaaagtttttgtttttaaaatggaaatataGAAACAAGTTGAGAATattccaatatttcaaacaaatttttgttttagaaaacatcggataactatttttgaaaacattctcAACCAAACCttaaataacttatttaattctttaataacGTGCACAAAACTCAAAGCAAGTAAGTTACaagactatgtttgattcttgaaaaatacgatgaaaaatatgagagaacaaaaaaaaaagtggaaaaaaaaaaagtaatttaaactTATTCaacttattttccttcattatattggttaaataattttaaaatgcataaaattttaactaggttgaattatatttaattttctttcatattttttacagTGAAATCAaacatgtaaaaattatttttcttaatatcttttttattttcttgatactttacagaaaccaaacaaaacctaaaGCAGTGAAGAAGTGTTTATGCTTGAATAAGACCAATAGCATattaaaacttatataatacGAGGTTGCGCCATACATTTTATGCACACGTATATTTTGTGCAAAGGTGGATTTGATGTTGTTTTATGATCTTTGATTCATTGCCTTTGTGTAATGGATGCAAAATCTATAGAGCTCGACTTAGCTTGTACAAAGTTGGGATCTCCATTATACATCGACATATcatttatctatatataattCACTAGTTTAGTGGGATATATCATAATAACTATAATTTATGGTCGACATTATGGGATTAAGATAAGATGATTCTATCTCATACATGTCTTATATTCTTATCATATGTGTCTTTCAAATATAAGATATAGTGAAATTCACTTTACTTGCATGTACCTTAGTGGGAGGTATTCATGATTGAtggaattgaattaaaattatcaaaatggtCGTATCCTACAATGGTGGTTGGTTCTATTCCCtgatttatttcttaataatgTTTGAGTCGGTGTGCTTCTCTTTTCCACTATCAAAAACAAATCTACTCGATCCAAACACctttacaataaaataagaataaaatcatGGTTACTACAAGATTCATGAACAACAACAAATAAACTCAACTCACCCCACTACAATAGGATAATATCAACCCATTTCAAACCAttgacccaaaaaaataaagtcgAATGAAGAAGATAATTATgaggtatttattttttgactgaatagaaaaagtcaaaaaatttgattttttttattcatctaaAAATAACCTGTTGACATCGTTCAATATAAGTAAagtgaacttattatcaataagtgaatagaaaaaaccaaatatttaggtgatatttattttttaacttaattttaaataaaacctcaatacttaatagtgttaaatattagtttgtttgtttttataatattttatttttattaagtattaaaaagtaaagaaaaatcaatatgttattttttctatttagaaaaaattaaatattttgacgttttctatttagtaaaaaatgtataaaaacaaacaatctaaattttgaaaacaaattatttttaacaaaaaaccaaaaaaacaaacaccatcttagttttttttttttttttttttttcggttcaaccaaaaaacaaataccaccttagtCTCACTTCCACGGGTGAAAGTCCAACGCATCAAAAGTAGAGTCATTGTCAAGTATTTCTAGTGATAtcccaaacttttttttttcctccttttttgaAGTGAAAGCAAGTGGTAAATCTGATGAGTGGGGAAGGACAAAGGCCATAAAAGAGGATAGGTATGATTGCCGTAATTGAATTGGATGATATTGGGATCGCCTTTTTACATTGCAGATGATATTTGGTCATAGTGTTCATTAATTAGTAAGGTTCAATGGTGCACTTGTGACTCTCTTCTTCTACGTTTACATGATTCCTTTTTATGACTTGTTATCATTTCTTTGATATTCACCCTCAATTACAACCCTCTCTCAATAGAGAAGTAATCCTACAAAGTCATTCACCCAATAGATTTTAGCTATCTTAATGCTAATTTCTTGGTGGAACTGAGGAAATTAAGGAATGATtgttaatttttcctttttagtatTGTGAttgatatttgtatttattgtgTAGAGTAGATATCAATTCTTATATAATGCTCggtttattgtaatattttctgtataataaataagatttcatttaatataatattctgTTTGCAGCTGCAATTAAAAAGTTCGAATTGAAATTAAATCTAAAGTTAAAAgtgatgatttttaaaagataatattaatattataaatttttgattaaatataattttttttatataagtcaaaattaaaattttataataaataatatttttctaactttaaactatttgaaaaaattaaccctttttaaaaatagtttttaatttcttaaaactTGATTCAAACAAAGTTTAAGAATTAAAtccatatctatatatatatatatataaattgtttcattaacaactaaaatatgttgatttatgtaaattattttattattttcatattatgcttcaaaaaaattagattccaataattcttttctaaaaatgttatttgatttgGGTTTTTATCCATTTACAcctcactattttttttattataaataattgcgacatttcaaatttattttaattccagTCAAtagagaaaatttatttttatttatttttcttaaaattctaGCCACGTGACTTGCATCGTGCTAGATTGTGTTTTAAAGTGTCAGCATTAAAGGAAGTGGCCTCGACGTCTGGTGAGCGATGACCCATTTTGGGAAATTCCAGTCAACTGTTTCAGaattaaaatctaattataaaaatagacCAATCAGAACCTGACATCTGGACCACAGGGGCCCCTCTCCTTCACCGCGTGATCTCACGTGCCAACCACTCCACCACACAGACACAGCCAAAATGCAGGAGACTATGGCGCACCAATCCACCATTAGCGTCACTGCGCTCACTGCTCCTAAAGCAGCTCCTCCACTGTTCTCTCTGGTCCCCCATCTCTCCGCCCATCTCTccgccccccccccctctctctctctcatgtcATCATTCATCAAGTATAAGTCACTctgttttcttcatttttcattctCCAGAGTCCCATGGCTTTTCCATGTGtttctttcattcttcttcttcttcctcttcttcttcttcaagagTCTTCCTTTGTTCTTTCTCGGCTTTCAACCAATGTAAGCTATCTTTCTCTTGTTGTTCCCTGTCTGTGtttctaagaaaaagaaaagaaaactttgaGTTGTATTTTAAGGTGCTTATGTGATGAGAGATTGCAATtctgttattttttttcctgcattttctcagcagccaaatGGGGTTTTAACGATGAACATCCGGGTTCATGGGTTTCTGGTTTCCCTGGGTTTTTTGTAGGTTTACATTGTGTATATGGGAGAAAGACCCCATGATGAACCAGAACTCATTGAAGACTCTCACCACCAAATTCTCTCAAAtctccttggaaggtttcgTCTCACAACTGTTTGTCTCAgcatttatttacttgtttataCACCCTGAAATTAATTCAACTAATATGTATTTGACCAGTTACCTAGATTAGAGAACTGAAAATATTGTACTGAAAAGCTTCAGTGCTAAAATCTTAGCATCAAAGACTTTAAGCTGATGGAAGGGTCAGATTTGAGAATAATTAGAAGACTGTAGCTTGATTTTCCAGTCCCATTTTCAGTGACTATAATGTAATAGAAGGGATTCATTTTGTGTGTATTCAAATGGGGCACTGATAAAACAGAAAGTAATATTTcccaatttcaatttgatagcAAAGAAGCTGCCAAGGAATCGATTTTATACCACTACAAACACGGGTTCTCAGGGTTTGCTGCAGTTTTAACAGAGTCTCAAGCCAAGGTTATTGCAGGTGTTATAATGTTGGTGAACTGTGAACTCTGTTTTCCTAGTGTGAAAAAGGCTTAAGTCCCAAGGGTTTGTTATTAATCCCTTCTTactcaaaaattatttcagACTTCCCTGGAGTTGTCCGTGTGGTTCCCAACAGAATTCTCAGCCTACAAACAACTAGAAGCTGGGATTTTCTCCATGTAAACCCTCATTCAGGGACTGGAATCCTTTCAAAGAGTCTTTCGGGTTTTGGGTCCATCATTGGCATCATAGATACAGGTTGGTGAGGAAAATGTTGCATATGCTTGCAGTTTTTTCCGCGATTTAGCTTGTTTCGGTGTTTGATTCTTGGTGTAGGGATATGGCCTGAGTCTGATAGCTTTAAAGATAAGGGCATGGGTAAAATCCCCTCTCGCTGGCATGGGACATGTCAAGAAGGAGAACAATTTAACCGCTCCAACTGCAACAGGTTGAGTTTTCTCTTTGcctattatcaaaattttctctatTCCTGTCTCCTTATTAAAAGCATCCATTCTTTTAGCTCAATTAATCAGTTGCTGTAGTGGATTAACACTAAATTATCAGTAAATTTGCTGTCATTGTGAATTTCTCCTCATATTACCCAGcaaaaggggaaaagaaaaagaggaaccAATTCATTATTGGTTATATCAGTGCATTTCATCATACCTTGTCCCTTAATGGCAGCATATTTTGGGCAGGAAAATAATCGGTGCGCGTTGGTATATCAAAGGATATGAGGCTGATTTTGGAAAGCTGGATACAAGTGGGGGTGTTGAATTCTTGTCTCCTAGGGATGCAGTAGGCCATGGTACTCACACTGCTTCAATCGCTGCGGGTTCTCTAGTAAAAAATGCAAACTTTAGGGGACTAGCTCGAGGATTGGCAAGAGGGGGGGCTCCATCAGCTCAGTTAGCTGTCTACAAAGTCTGCTGGTCTACTGGTGGATGCAGCTCAGCGGATGTTCTTGCTGCATTTGATGATGCTGTTCTTGATGGGGTGGATGTTCTCTCAGTGTCCCTGGGCTCATCCCCGCCACTTACTGCTTATTTTGATGATTCTTTGGCCATTGGTTCCTTCCATGCTGTAGCTAAAGGGATTTCTGTTGTATGCTCTGCTGGTAACTCTGGCCCTTACCCTCAAACCGTCATCAATACGGCTCCATGGATCATATCAGTTGCAGCCAGCACCATTGATAGAGCTTTCCGAACTGTGATTACCTTGGGGAACAACCAAACTCTTGTGGTACTTACTGCCTTCATTTTCAGTCCTCCATTTCTGTTCTATACTGCCCTACTTTTTAGATGTTTACAAGTTGGTTTCCCACATGTTTTGCAACTTGAGATTGTATAGGCATGGAAATAAATCCTGTTTTCTCATACAGGGACAGGCTTTGTATACAGGGAAGAATGTGAATAAGTTCTACTCTTTTGTGTATGGAGAAAGCATTGTCTCACAAGATTCAGATGAAGATAGTGCAAGGTAATATAGATTTCCATTTGCCTTTTGTCATGAACCCCTAGTCCAAAATGGGGTATGCATTTTCTTAATATGGTGTGTTTGTAGCAGAGGTTGTGACATAGGAAGCTTGAATGCTACTTTAGCAAGCGGAAATGTTGTTCTCTGTTTCCAAACTCGGTCTCAGAGGTTCTCTGCCACTGCAATAAGAACTGTACTAACAGTTGGGGGTGTTGGACTCATTTTTGCCAAGTCTCCCAGTAAGGATGTTACACAATCTATGGGAATCCCCTGTGTCGAGGTGGACTTGGTTATAGGGACATCTCTGCTGACGTACATGGTGTCAACCAGGTAATTTCCAGGAAATGAACTGTTTTTTGTGGAATCTGCAGCACATGTGAATGGTCATATACTCATTTTTGCCTCTTCCTTGTTCCTAAATACTATATTGTCATGTCTTTCCAAGTGATGGAATGGCCACTGATTTCACACCCCCTCTGTTTTTCTTACTAACAAACAGGATTGTAGTACTTGGAATTTGGTATGAATCCTTCTTTGCGGATTCAGCTATCTGTGGAATCATGTCTTTCACTGTATCCTAATCAATAATGCTATTTCTCACTGCCTTTGGCCGTATCTTTGTTGGCATATCTTGTTGTTTTGGAGATTTCCTAATGGATTGTTTTTATGGGACAGCAAGCCTATGGTCAAGTTTAGTCCCACAAAGACAAAGGTGGGACTACAGAGTTCCCCAGAGGTGGCTTACTTCTCTTCCAGAGGACCCAGTTCTCTTTCTCCCTCTGTGTTGAAGGTACTGAAATTCTTTCTCAGAgactagttttctttttttttttttaaccttctgATTAATCCTTTTGAATATGTCTTCCAGCCTGATATTGCTGCTCCTGGGGTGAGTATATTGGCTGCCTGGTCTCCTGCTGCTTCTTCCCCCACAATTGATATGACTCAAAAAGAATTACCTCCTGAGAACTTCAATATTGAGTCAGGAACCTCCATGGCTTGTCCCCATGTTTCTGGCATTGTGGCTCTTCTCAATTCCATGTACCCCACCTGGAGTCCTGCTGCAATCAAGTCTGCTCTTATCACAACAggtagaaaacaaaaaaacaaaaaaaatcactttcattTAGGCTGTTGTCTGTAGATTGTATTgacccatctctctctctcttaacataGCCTCTGTGAAGGATGAGTATGGTCTAAATGTAGTGGCTGAGGGAGCTCCATACAAGCAAGCCGACCCGTTTGATTATGGAGGTGGTCATGTAGATCCTAACAAGGCCATGGACCCTGGTCTCATATATGACATGGGAATGAAAGACTATGTCCATTTTCTGTGTTCCATGGGCTACAACACCACTGCTATCCACTTAATCACCAAGTCCCCATGCCCCAAAAACCAAAACCGAAACCTCCTCCTGAACCTTAATCTTCCTTCCATCATCATTCCCAATCTGAAGAAGAGCTTAGCAGTATCAAGAACAGTGACAAATGTTGGTCCAGAAGAGTCTGTGTACATAGCCCAGGTTGAAGCTCCTCCAGGCACAAATGTTAGAGTGGTGCCATGGATTTTATCATTCAATTCCACCACAAAGAAGCTAAAGTTCAAGGT includes the following:
- the LOC117909668 gene encoding subtilisin-like protease SBT3.9 gives rise to the protein MAFPCVSFILLLLPLLLLQESSFVLSRLSTNVYIVYMGERPHDEPELIEDSHHQILSNLLGSKEAAKESILYHYKHGFSGFAAVLTESQAKVIADFPGVVRVVPNRILSLQTTRSWDFLHVNPHSGTGILSKSLSGFGSIIGIIDTGIWPESDSFKDKGMGKIPSRWHGTCQEGEQFNRSNCNRKIIGARWYIKGYEADFGKLDTSGGVEFLSPRDAVGHGTHTASIAAGSLVKNANFRGLARGLARGGAPSAQLAVYKVCWSTGGCSSADVLAAFDDAVLDGVDVLSVSLGSSPPLTAYFDDSLAIGSFHAVAKGISVVCSAGNSGPYPQTVINTAPWIISVAASTIDRAFRTVITLGNNQTLVGQALYTGKNVNKFYSFVYGESIVSQDSDEDSARGCDIGSLNATLASGNVVLCFQTRSQRFSATAIRTVLTVGGVGLIFAKSPSKDVTQSMGIPCVEVDLVIGTSLLTYMVSTSKPMVKFSPTKTKVGLQSSPEVAYFSSRGPSSLSPSVLKPDIAAPGVSILAAWSPAASSPTIDMTQKELPPENFNIESGTSMACPHVSGIVALLNSMYPTWSPAAIKSALITTASVKDEYGLNVVAEGAPYKQADPFDYGGGHVDPNKAMDPGLIYDMGMKDYVHFLCSMGYNTTAIHLITKSPCPKNQNRNLLLNLNLPSIIIPNLKKSLAVSRTVTNVGPEESVYIAQVEAPPGTNVRVVPWILSFNSTTKKLKFKVFFCSQQRLLGRYSFGHLLWGDGFHAVRIPLIIGTVNADL